TTATTCCTTTTGTTATTGTGGGAATTATCACCGCGGGATTTTTCACCTCCGGTGTAAACGCCGGTTTCAATATGATACTTGTCTGGATTCTGGCCAACGGGATACCTGCCGCTTTGGGGGCTATTATCGCCGCGGCGCATCCCCTTACCATCATTATCAGTTTCGCCGCGGCACCCATAACGTCGATGAATCCGACTATCGGAGTGGGATTTGTTTCGGGGCTTCTTGAATCATCTTTCCGCAAACCGCGAATCAGGGATCTGGAAAACCTTCAGGATGATGCCGGTTCTCTGAAAGGGTGGTATGGAAACCGTGTCCTTAGAATCCTTCTGGTATTTCTCCTCTCCTCTCTCGGCAGCGCCATAGGGACCTGGTGGGCCATACCTCATCTGTCCATCCTCCTCGGATCCTGATGGAAAAGATCCTGGATCCCCAATGGAGGCTCCCCGTTAAATCGTGGTGCTCCTCCATTGAAGATTCCGCCATGAGCCAGATCGCCAATCTGGCCGGGCATCCCGCCCTTTTCAAACATATCGCTATTATGCCCGACTGCCATAGCGGTTACGGCATGCCCATCGGCGGTGTCATCGCCAGTGAAAGTTATGTGGTTCCCAATGCCGTCGGTGTCGATATCGGCTGCGGCATGGGGGCTGTCGAAACGGATCTGAACCTATCTGATATTCAGGATAACAGGACTATCCGGTCTCTGCTCGATGCGGTTAAGGCTTCTGTTCCGGTCGGTGAAGGTCATGCTCATAGAGAAGAAAAGGGCTGGGAGGGTTTCGAGGCCTTTCTCGAGTCCATACCGGACTCTCCCGGATGGTTCAGTCCCGCAGTCTGGAGCCTGGCGAAGAGGAATCTCGGAACGCTCGGCGGCGGAAATCATTTCATTGAACTTCAGCATGATGAAAACAATCGCATCTGGCTGATGCTCCACTCGGGATCGAGAAATCTCGGATACAAAATCGCCGAATTCTACAACAATCTCGCCAGGGAAAAAGAGACCCGTCCCGATGATCTGGCCTATCTCAGCGCAGACAGTCCCGGTGGAAAAGCATATATCCGCGATATGGTTTTCGCCATGGCTTATGCTGCAGAGAACAGGAGCCGGATGATGACGGCATTCAAGGAATCCCTCCTGGACCTGTTTCCCGGCGCTGCTTTTATCAGAGAGATTAATATTCATCACAATTTTGCCGCCAGAGAAAAACATTTCGGGAAGGATGTGTGGATTCATCGCAAAGGGGCCACCTCCGCCGCCGGGGGAGAGATGGGAATAATACCGGGAAGTATGGGGACGGCTTCCTACATTGTCAGAGGTCTCGGAAACCCGGAATCCTTTATGTCCTGTTCACATGGCGCGGGAAGGATTATGAGCCGAACGAAAGCCTGCCGCGAATTGTCGGTGGATGAATGTAATGCCGCTATGGGAGATATCGTCTTTGACCGGTGGCGCATGGTCGGGAAAGGAAACAGGAAAAACCGCCATATGCTTGATCTCGGAGAGAGCCCTCTGGCTTACAAGAACATTGATGATGTCATCGATGCCCAAAGGGATCTTGTCGAACCGGTTGTAAAATTGAAGCCTCTCGGAGTGATCAAAGGCTAGCCGCCATTTTACTTATGAAAGATATTGTTCAAAACGGCTTTGATTTTTTCCGGTTCTTTTCCCGGGGCGGGAGCGTAAAACTTGTTATATCCCATCTCTTTGGCGGTCTTCTCCCGCCGTTTTAAATGGGAGACTTTTCTGATTTCTCCTGCCAGGCTCAGCTCTCCCGCCGAAGCGAGTTCCGCCGGAAGGGACAATCCCGTTCTGGCGGAATAAATAGCCAGAGCCAGGGGCAGCTCAATACCCACTTCACTGATTTTTAAACCGCCGGCAATATTGATGTAGATATCCTGATCGGAAAAACGGATTCCCCCGTGCTTTTCCAGAACAGCGGCGACTCGTGAAACTCTCTGCGAGTCTATCCGGTCAGAGTAAACCCGGGAGGATCCTCCTTTGGCCGGAACAGTGAGAGCCTGTATTTCCACCATGAGAATTCGGGAGCCTTCGTATACCGATGCTATGGCTATTCCCGCGGGTATGTCTCCTTGTCTTTTTTCCAGAAAAATCCCCGAAGGATTTGTCACTTCATTCAGTCCCTTGCCGTCCATTAGAAAAAGACCGATTTCATCGATACTGCCGAAACGGTTTTTCGTGGAGCGGAGGATCCGCAGATCAGAGTCGGACTGATCAAAGTAGAGAACCGTATCAACCATGTGCTCAATGACTTTAGGTCCGGCAATGGTTCCTTCCTTCGTGACATGGGCAATGAGAAAAATGGAACTGCTGTGTTCTTTGGCCCAGCTTATCAGCTCGTGACAGCAGAATTTCAGTTGACCGACTGTGCCGGGAACAGATCCGGCTTCCGATGCGAACAGAGTCTGGATGGAATCGATAATAACCAGTTTCGGTCTGCCTTTTTCCAACTCTGTTAAAATTCGGGCGAGATCGAAATCCGTCAGAATTTTCAAATCCGAACCGGTGACACCGAGCCTGTGTGCTCTCATTTTTATCTGTCCGGGAGATTCCTCCCCCGAAACGTAAAGAACCGATTCTTTTTTCGCGGCAGTGCCGGAAAGCTGGAGCATGAGAGTCGATTTCCCGATCCCCGGTTCTCCCCCGATAAGAATGGCAGAGCCCTTCATGATTCCGCCGCCCAGTACCCGGTCGACTTCCCCTATCCCCGATCCGGTTCTTATATCCGGAGTCGTTTCAATTTTATCGATGGACTGCACGGGGGAAAGCGCGATATCCCTGCCCGCAGGAGTGGATCGGTTCTCCTCAGCCGAAACTTCGGTAAAACTGTTCCACTCGCCGCATTCGGGACAGCGTCCGAGCCATTTGGGTTCGCGATGATCACATATGCTGCAAAGAAAGACTGTCTTTTTTTTTGCCAAATCTATGCCGTTCTATTTTATATCCAGAAGTTCAACCTGAAACAGAAGCCAGGAATTGGGAGCAATCGGTCCGGCCTGAACATCACCGTAAGCCAGATTGGGCGGTATGATTACCGACCTCTG
This is a stretch of genomic DNA from Spirochaeta isovalerica. It encodes these proteins:
- a CDS encoding RtcB family protein, translated to MEKILDPQWRLPVKSWCSSIEDSAMSQIANLAGHPALFKHIAIMPDCHSGYGMPIGGVIASESYVVPNAVGVDIGCGMGAVETDLNLSDIQDNRTIRSLLDAVKASVPVGEGHAHREEKGWEGFEAFLESIPDSPGWFSPAVWSLAKRNLGTLGGGNHFIELQHDENNRIWLMLHSGSRNLGYKIAEFYNNLAREKETRPDDLAYLSADSPGGKAYIRDMVFAMAYAAENRSRMMTAFKESLLDLFPGAAFIREINIHHNFAAREKHFGKDVWIHRKGATSAAGGEMGIIPGSMGTASYIVRGLGNPESFMSCSHGAGRIMSRTKACRELSVDECNAAMGDIVFDRWRMVGKGNRKNRHMLDLGESPLAYKNIDDVIDAQRDLVEPVVKLKPLGVIKG
- the radA gene encoding DNA repair protein RadA — its product is MAKKKTVFLCSICDHREPKWLGRCPECGEWNSFTEVSAEENRSTPAGRDIALSPVQSIDKIETTPDIRTGSGIGEVDRVLGGGIMKGSAILIGGEPGIGKSTLMLQLSGTAAKKESVLYVSGEESPGQIKMRAHRLGVTGSDLKILTDFDLARILTELEKGRPKLVIIDSIQTLFASEAGSVPGTVGQLKFCCHELISWAKEHSSSIFLIAHVTKEGTIAGPKVIEHMVDTVLYFDQSDSDLRILRSTKNRFGSIDEIGLFLMDGKGLNEVTNPSGIFLEKRQGDIPAGIAIASVYEGSRILMVEIQALTVPAKGGSSRVYSDRIDSQRVSRVAAVLEKHGGIRFSDQDIYINIAGGLKISEVGIELPLALAIYSARTGLSLPAELASAGELSLAGEIRKVSHLKRREKTAKEMGYNKFYAPAPGKEPEKIKAVLNNIFHK